GATCAATATTTTGATCTAGATTTGGAATAATTTTTGAAATCTTCTGTACTAAAAAGGAAAAATAATTTTCTTTTTTCTCTAGGTACTCTTTCCTTGAAAGATTTTCCCATCCCTTTATTGAAGACGGAGTAAATGCATGGATAATATGTTTACCTTCTGGAGCCAAAGATGAATCCAGTAAAGTAGGAATAGAAACAAAAATTACACCCTTTTCATTTTCTAATTCTTCCCAATTCTCAACAATAATATGGTGACAATTAAAGTCTTCACTTAATAAACTTTTTTCTACTCCAAGATGAATTGACACAAAAGAGGGAGAGGCTTTATAAGTTTTTGACCACTTATATTCACTTTTTGGCACGTTTTTAGATGCAATTAATCCTTTCTTTTTATCTTTAAGTCCAAATGTATCCCATCTTGTAGAATTGGATATAATAATATTTGAGTAAATTTCTTCACCATTTGAAAGCTTAACTCCTACCGCTTTCTTATCCTTTAAAAGTATTTCAGTCACATTAGCTTTGTAGCGAACTTTGCTTCCTAATTTTTCGATACCAGAAACTAACTTTTCAGCTATCTTTCCTACCCCTCCTTTTGGATAATTTATACCTCCAGCATGCCTATCTGTAAAAACCATTCCTGCATTAATCATAGGTGTTTTGAGAGCTGGCATTACTGACCAACAAAAACATTCGATATCTATAAATTTCAAAAGTTCAGGATCTTTTATAAACTTTCTTGCGACATCACCCGCATTTACAGGCAACCATCTAGCTAACCCTAAACAAGATAATGGGGATTTAAAGAAAACTTTAAGAAGATAACTTGGATCCTCTATTGATAAAAGAGGCATTGAATCTAAACATTTAAAAACTCTTGCACAAGTATCATAGAATTTCTTGATTCCTACTTTTTCTTTGGGGAAAATAGCTGATAATTTGCTTATAAATTGCTCATAATTTTTATCTACAGAAATACTAAAGTTATTCGGGAGGTGATATTCGAGTTGCACTGGATCAGGAATAGTTTCACATTTTTCATTTACATCTTTGAGTGCACGAGTTAATAAATTAGTATAGCCTTTTTCTCCAAATCCAAAAATCATTGAAGCACCAACATCAAAGGTATAACCTTTTCTCTTGAAAGAGCCCCCACTTCCTCCAGGAATAATATATTTCTCAAGAACCAAAACTTGAGCTCCCTTAACAGCTAATTGTGATGCAGTTACGAGCCCTCCGATACCTGAGCCAATAATAATTGCATCAAAATTTTCCTTATTAAATTTCATTTTTGAATCTTTTAATATTTTATTTTAGTTAATTTTGGTAACTAAGTGATCCTTTTTAAAACAAGAATCTAAAATTTCTTTAAACCCATTCAAGGCTTCTATAGATTTTTCTTGATAAGCTTTATACCTTAATCTTTTATCTTTTATTCTATTAGTTAGTTCTGGAACTAACCCAAATGAAGCAGGCATTGGCTGGAATTTATTTTTTTTCTGTTTAGACAATATTTGATTTCTATTACTGATGAAATTCATTAGAGAACCAATCATTGATTCACTAGGGAAACTTACAGGTTTCTCACCCTTAACCAATAAAGATGCATTTATTCCTGCAAGCAAGCCCCCAGCGGCAGCAGCGGCATAACCTTCCGTCCCCGTTATTTGACCAGCCGCGAAAAGATTTTCTCTTTTAATAAATTGCAATGTCGGTAAAAGTAATTTTGGAGACTCTAAAAAAGTATTTCTATGCATTACTCCAAAACGTACAAACTCAGCTTTTTCTAAACCAGGAATCATCCTAAATATTCTTTTTTGTTCTGACCATTTGAGATTAGTTTGAAAACCTACCATATTTAATAATTTCCCTTCTAAATCTTCTTTTCTTAATTGGACAATTGCATGAGGTCTTTTTTTTAATCTATTTTCCCTATCTAATAAATCTCCCCATTTTGGATTCCACAACCCGATAGATTTCAAAGGGCCGTATCTCATTGTATCAACTCCTCTTCTAGCAATTTCTTCAATTGGCAAACAAGCTTCAAAGAAATTAGCAGATTCTCTTTCAAAGTCTTTTAAATTAGCTTGTTCTCCTTCTACTAGTTCGTTCCTGAAATTGATGTAATCATTTTTATCCATAGGGCAATTCAAATATGCCGGATCTCCTTTATCGTATCTACTAGCTTTAAAGACAATATCTTGATCAATAGTATCACCATAAATAATTGGGCTAGCAGCATCAAAAAAATGACATGCATCAATACCTGTAAAGAGTTGAATTTTATGGAACAACTCATCTGAAGTTAATGGACCAGTAGCGAGGATAGTTATATTTTCTTTGCCGGGAAGCTCCAATTGTTCAAATCTCTTAATTTCAACTAAAGGATGATTAGATAAAACCTCAGTCAAAGCATTACTAAATTTTGATCTATCAACAGCCAAAGCACCTCCAGCTGGGACAGAAAATTTATCTGCTGT
This window of the Prochlorococcus sp. MIT 1314 genome carries:
- the trmFO gene encoding methylenetetrahydrofolate--tRNA-(uracil(54)-C(5))-methyltransferase (FADH(2)-oxidizing) TrmFO; this encodes MIDKEVIVIGAGLAGTEAAWQIANTGVPVKLVEMRPAKSTPAHHTGEFGELVCSNSFGAISPDRAAGLLQKELRIFNSLIVQTADKFSVPAGGALAVDRSKFSNALTEVLSNHPLVEIKRFEQLELPGKENITILATGPLTSDELFHKIQLFTGIDACHFFDAASPIIYGDTIDQDIVFKASRYDKGDPAYLNCPMDKNDYINFRNELVEGEQANLKDFERESANFFEACLPIEEIARRGVDTMRYGPLKSIGLWNPKWGDLLDRENRLKKRPHAIVQLRKEDLEGKLLNMVGFQTNLKWSEQKRIFRMIPGLEKAEFVRFGVMHRNTFLESPKLLLPTLQFIKRENLFAAGQITGTEGYAAAAAGGLLAGINASLLVKGEKPVSFPSESMIGSLMNFISNRNQILSKQKKNKFQPMPASFGLVPELTNRIKDKRLRYKAYQEKSIEALNGFKEILDSCFKKDHLVTKIN
- the crtH gene encoding carotenoid isomerase, coding for MKFNKENFDAIIIGSGIGGLVTASQLAVKGAQVLVLEKYIIPGGSGGSFKRKGYTFDVGASMIFGFGEKGYTNLLTRALKDVNEKCETIPDPVQLEYHLPNNFSISVDKNYEQFISKLSAIFPKEKVGIKKFYDTCARVFKCLDSMPLLSIEDPSYLLKVFFKSPLSCLGLARWLPVNAGDVARKFIKDPELLKFIDIECFCWSVMPALKTPMINAGMVFTDRHAGGINYPKGGVGKIAEKLVSGIEKLGSKVRYKANVTEILLKDKKAVGVKLSNGEEIYSNIIISNSTRWDTFGLKDKKKGLIASKNVPKSEYKWSKTYKASPSFVSIHLGVEKSLLSEDFNCHHIIVENWEELENEKGVIFVSIPTLLDSSLAPEGKHIIHAFTPSSIKGWENLSRKEYLEKKENYFSFLVQKISKIIPNLDQNIDHKEIGTPKTHRKFLGRYEGSYGPIPTKKLLGLLPMPFNTTEIKNLYCVGDSCFPGQGLNAVAFSGYACAHKIGAKLNINSFNLPD